One stretch of Euphorbia lathyris chromosome 7, ddEupLath1.1, whole genome shotgun sequence DNA includes these proteins:
- the LOC136200861 gene encoding uncharacterized protein, which produces MAVAFTNLSWWLWSEKYQEGRMSNTSLNARTDADLWETDTLKFPLVQVANSSRRVRRKRHSREERKVDREYDIVLVPSDGGCVSGSESDDSDYSIGWLEPHGPSFESDDSFAVLVPCYGCAQDHLLEDSKKKVFGAIVNIQDGYSDDCKQYMEEWLSSVQNI; this is translated from the exons ATGGCTGTGGCATTTACCAATCTCTCATGGTGGTTATGGAGTGAAAAGTATCAGGAAGGCAGGATGTCAAATACATCTTTAAATGCTAGAACTGATGCCGACTTATGGGAAACAGATACACTGAAATTTCCTTTGGTTCAGGTGGCTAACTCATCTAGAAGGGTTAGACGAAAACGGCATAGCCGAGAAGAGAGGAAAGTTGATAGGGAATATGATATTGTTCTTGTGCCATCTGATGGTGGCTGTGTTTCAGGGTCTGAGTCCGATGATTCAGATTATTCCATTGGATGGTTAGAACCCCATGGACCTTCTTTCGAAAGTGATGACAGTTTTGCTGTGCTGGTCCCATGTTACGGTTGTGCTCAAGATCATCTACTTGAGGATTCAAAGAAGAAAGTTTTTGGTGCCATTGTCAACATTCAAGATGGTTACTCTGATG ACTGTAAGCAGTACATGGAAGAATGGCTGTCATCCGTCCAGAATATCTGA